From Erigeron canadensis isolate Cc75 chromosome 8, C_canadensis_v1, whole genome shotgun sequence, one genomic window encodes:
- the LOC122579860 gene encoding phosphatidyl-N-methylethanolamine N-methyltransferase: protein MGILACLGVISPFPFYYYLWNHPQTWVNLVGKNQDPCKIMAMVSHFLKLIQFISLFSVSTLSWPPPFYFWPLFFFGQFLNFRVYQLLGESGTYYGVRFGKNIPWVTEFPFGTIKDPQYVGSIMSLLACIAWVPFLYIFLWAVGYVFMIYVESKEDPASRAKPLS from the exons atggGGATATTGGCATGTTTGGGAGTAATCTCACCATTTCCATTCTACTATTATCTTTGGAACCACCCACAAACATGGGTAAATCTTGTCGGAAAAAACCAAGATCCATGTAAAATCATGGCCATGGTTTCTCATTTCTTGAAACTCATTCAGTTTATATCTTTATTCTCTGTTTCAACTCTCTCATGGCCTCCACCCTTTTACTTCTGGCCCCTTTTCTTTTTTGGCCAGTTTCTTAACTTCAG GGTGTATCAGTTGCTTGGTGAGTCAGGCACTTACTATGGTGTACGCTTCGGGAAGAACATACCATGGGTCACAGAGTTCCCTTTCGGGACAATAAAAGATCCTCAGTATGTAGGTAGCATTATGAGTCTTTTAGCTTGCATAGCGTGGGTCCCCTTCTTGTATATCTTCCTATGGGCAGTAGGATACGTATTCATGATATATGTTGAATCAAAGGAAGATCCAGCTTCTCGTGCCAAGCCACTTTCTTGA